The DNA segment TCTTGCTTCTGGAGCTGATACTGTTCCTATTTGATTTAATGGCATTAGAGAACCATATTGTTCTACTTTTATTCCGTCTAACATAGCAACGCTAGCTCTTCCAGCTCTTATTCCTGCAAATTTATGTTTTGTTGCTTCGATAGTTTTTTCCATTTTTTCTTTACATTCTTTAATTAGTAAGTCTTTACTCATAAAATCCCTCCTATATTTAATTATACTACTACTGTACCTATTTTTTCTCCCATTACTACTTTTTCAATATTTCCTTCTACTAAAGAATTAAATACGATTAATGGAAGTTTGTTATCTCTACAAAGAGATATTGCTGCAGCATCCATAACTTTTAAGTTTTTATTTAAAACTTCTGTATATGTTACTGTTTCATATTTTACTGCGTCACTGTATTTTACAGGGTCTTTATCATAAATTCCATCTACTTTTGTAGCTTTGATTACTACGTCTGCATTGATCTCAACAGCTCTTAATACAGCTGCTGTATCTGTTGTAAAATATGGATTTCCTGTTCCAGCCCCAAATATTACAACTCTTCCTTTTTCTAAATGTCTTTGTGCTCTTCTTTTAATAAAAGGTTCTGCAACTTTTGGCATCTCTATTCCACTTTGAACTCTAGTTGGTATTCCTAATTTTTCGATAGCATTTTGAAGAGCTAGTGAATTTATCATTGTAGCAAGCATACCCATATGGTCTCCTGTTACTCTATCTATTCCTATTTCTTCTCCTGAAAGACCTCTGAAGATATTTCCTCCACCGATAACTACTGCAACTTCTACTCCTAGATTAACAACATCTCTGATTTGTCTTGCATAAGAAGTTATTACATTTGGATCAATTCCAAATTCTTGATCTCCCATTAATGCTTCTCCACTTAGTTTTAATAATATTCTCTTATATACAGGTTTCATTATTTCCTCCTAGTCGTTATTTAAAAAAATAGGGATGCTAAATTGCATCCCCTAATTGTTTTTTCTTAAGAAGTACTATCCTTTAATTTGAGCTGCAACTTCTGCTGCGAAATCTTCTACTTTTTTCTCGATTCCTTCTCCAACTTTGTATCTAGTGAAAGAAACAACTTTCATATCTCCTGCAAATTGTTCTACAGTTTCTTTATTTTCTGCTCTTACATAAACTTGGTTTACTAGACAGTTTTCTTCATAGAATTTTTTCATTTTTCCAACTAAGATGTTTTCGATTATTTTAGCTGGTTTTCCTTCTGCTTCTAATTGTTTTCTAGCAATTTCTTTTTCATGTTCTAAAGTTTCTGTTGTAACTTGAGTAGAGTTTAAGAATCCAGGGTTCATAGCTGCAACGTGCATAGCTATTCCTTTTGCTCTTTCTAATCTTTCTGGAGTCATTTCAGCGTCTAATTCAACGATTACTCCAAGTTTTCCACCAAGATGGTTGTAAGTAGTAGCAAATCCTTCTGCAACAACTTTTTCCATTCTTCTGATGTTCATATTTTCTCCGATTTTAGCGATTAAAGCAACTAGAGCTTCCTCTACTGTTCTTCCATCTTCTAATTTTTGAGCTTTTAATTCTTCAACTGTTTTAGCATCTGTATTTAATGCGATTTCTACTAAAGTTTTTCCGAAGTTTTTGAATTCGTCATTTTTAGCAACGAAGTCTGTTTCAGCGTTGAATTCTATAACAACAGCTTTTTTATGGTCTGCAGAAACACCGTCGAAGATTAATCCTTCCGCTGCGATTCTTCCTGCTTTTTTAACTGCTTTAGCCATACCTTTTTCTCTTAGGTAGTCTATTGCTTTATCCATATCTCCATCTGTTTCTTTAAGTGCTTTTTTACAATCCATCATTCCAGCACCAGTCATTTCTCTTAACTCTTTTACTGCTTTAGCTGTAATTTCCATTATATTATCCTCCTTGAAAATATTTTTACAAGATTTTCTTATTCTGCTGATCCGTTTTCTACTACTTCTTCAGCTTCTGTAGTTTCAGTAGCTACTTCTTCTACTTTTTCTTCAGAACCTTGTCTTCCTTCGATTATTGCGTTTGCAACTAATGTAGACATTAATTTTACTGATCTTATAGCGTCATCGTTTGCAGGGATTGGGTAAGTAATGTTGTCTGGATCTACGTTAGTGTCGATCATAGCGATTACTGGTATTCCTAAGTTAGCTGCTTCAGCAACAGCAAGAGCTTCTTTTTTAACGTCTACTACGAATAAAGCTGCTGGTACTCCTGGCATATCTTGGATTCCTGCTAAGTTTTTATTTAATTTTTCTAATTCTTTTCTTAAGTTAGCTGCTTCTTTTTTAGTGTAAGCTGTGTCTAAAGTTCCGTCTTGGTCCATTCTTGTTAATTCTTTAAGTCTAGCTATTCTTCCTTTGATAGTTTGGAAGTTAGTTAACATTCCACCAAGCCATCTGTTGTTTACATAGAACATTCCAGATCTTTCAGCTTGTTCTTTCATAGCTTCTTGAGCTTGTTTTTTAGTTCCTACGAATAAGAAGTTTCCTCCGTTTGCAGAGATTTCTCTTACTACTTCGTAAGCTTCCTCAATTTTCTTTAATGATTTGTGTAAGTCGATTACATGGATTCCGTTTCTTTCTGTGAAGATGTATTTTGCCATTTTTGGATTCCATCTTTTCGCTTGGTGTCCGAAATGTACTCCAGACTCAAGTAATTGTTTCATTGTTACTACTGCCATTTTTTTCCTCCTGAATATATTTTTGGTTATGCCGTCCATTGACCTCAAAACTAAACAACCTTTCGGCACCGAGTTTAGAAATAATCAATGTGCATTTTTTAGCATTTTATTTTAACACTCTTCACCCTATCTTGTCAAGTAAAAAAGTTTTTATTTTCCAAGTGTTTATTGACTTTTTATATTTTTTCTCGTAAAATTAAGTAAAACGATTTTTAAGGAGATTTTATGGATACAAAAACTAAAAGTTTATTACAAGTTCATTTAGCTGTTTTTTTACTTGGATTTTCTGGATTATTTGGAAAGTTAACAACTGTTTCAATATTTACTCTAATACTTGGAAGAAGTGTATTCTCATTTCTTTCTCTTGGAGGAATGTTAAATTTTCAAAGAGAATCTATTAATATAGAAAATAGAAAGGATCTTTATTGGCTTTTATCCCTTGGAACTATTCTTACTTTCCACTGGATAACTTTCTTTTATTCAATAAAACTTTCTACTGTAGCAATAGGACTTTTGACTTTTTCAACTTTTCCTATATTTGTAACTTTTTTAGAGCCAATATTTTTTAAAGAAAAGTTACACATAAAAGATATAATTATTGCAATTATTGCTTTTAGTGGTATTTTCTTTGTTGTTCCTAAATTTGATTTTACTGATAATATGACAATGGGAGCTATTTGGGGAGTTATCTCTGGTATTAGTTATGCACTATTTTCTTTAGGGAATAGAAATATGGTAAAAAAATATTCTGGGTCTGTTGTTTCTCTTTATGAGCAACTTACTGTTGTAATGATTCTTACTCCATATTACCTACTATTTAATAAAGAAACGGCACCTTTAAAAGAGATACTTTTAATCGCTCTACTTGGTATTGTTTTTACAGCTCTTGCTCACACTTTAGCAATAAGTGCCTTAAAACATATAAAAGCAAAAACATCAAGTATTATATTTTGTTTAGAACCTCTTTACGCAATTATTGCAGCATCTTTTATTTTAAATGAAATCCCTAGTCAAAGAACTATTATTGGGGGAGTTATTATTTTAGGAACTGTTCTTTACTCTACTTTGACTAGTAAAAAATAAAAACTACTTAAAATTAAAATCATTAAAGCTGTTGTAAAAATATAACAGCTTTTTTATTTCAATTAAAAGTAGTTTCAATATTATTTTTTATAAAAATACTTCTATCTCTTTTCTATCCATACATTTTCCCTCAAGAAAATCTATAAATGGTTTTATTGCATCTCCTTTAACTTTTCTTGCTCCAAATTTACAGAATCTTACACAAGCGTGACATAAAATACATTTTGTAGGATCAACTTCATTTGGAGTTTTTATTGCTCCTGTTGGACAAACATTTACGCAGGCTCCACAATTTTTACAATCTTCTGTTGGCTCTGGTGCTACATTTCTTGAAACTCCATCATCTTTGTAAGGTCTATTTCCAGGTAAAACTATACTTTCTAACGCATCTATTTTTTCTAATTTTGAAATAATATCTTTTCCAAAAGAAAACGCTTTCTCTAAATCTTCAACTGTTGGACGTCCCTCTGCTACCTTTGTAGTATAAGAGTGTGCTCCTAAAAATGCCCCTGCTCCTATAACTTTAAATCCATTTTCTTCAAATATATCTTGCGCCTCTACAAAATAATCTTCATAGGCTCTATTTCCATAAACTCCTATTATAATCATTGGAGTTTCATTTCCTCTGAATTTTTTCATACTTTCTCTTAAAAATTTTGGTGTTTTTCCAGAGTAAACCGGAGAACCAAAAATTACCAAATCGTTTTTATCAAAAGAATATTCTTTTAATTCTTTCCAAGAAAAAGTCATATCAATATTTTCAAATTCTTTTCCTGTTCCCTCTACTACTTTTTCTGTTATTTTTTTAGTCGAATGTGTTGGACTAAAATAAAATCCAAAAACTTTTTTAATTTCCATAGTTGCCTCCTAAACTTTTATTAAACTATTGATTTTATTGCTTTTTCCAATATTCCTGTAAGATAAGCAAGAACTAAACCATAATTAGTGATTTTCACTCCACTATTATTGCAATAATTTATTCTATTTTCCATATTTTTTCTAGTTATCATACAACCACCACAATGGATAACTAAATCAAATTTTTCTAAATCTTCTGGAAAATCTTTTCCTGCTGAAAATGTAAAATCAAATTTTTTTCCTAATTTTTTTTCTAAAAGTTTTGGTATTTTCACTCTTCCAATATCCTCATGAGAAGTATTATGTGTACAAGTTTCTGTAATCAATATTTTTGAGTTTTCTTTAAGATTTTTTATTTGACTTATCCCATCTAAAAGTTTATCTAAATCACCCTTTTGCCTAGCAAATAATATTGAAAAACTTGTAAGTGGAAATCTATCTTTAACTATCTCATCTACTATTCTAAAAGCTTGGGAATCTGTAATTACTAGATCTATATTTTTATTTTCTTCTAAAATTTTTTCAAGCTCAGTATCTCTACAAACTATAACTTGTAAACCATTATCCAATGCATCTCTTATAACTTGTACCTGTGGCAAAATTAAACGTCCTTTTGGTGCTTCAGAATCAATAGGAACTACCAAAACTATTTTCCCACCATAAGAAACTATTCCTTTTAATAAGCTTGGTTCTTCCTCTAAAATATTTAATTTTTTTATAAGCTCATCTTTAAATTTTAAAACGCTCTCTCTATTTTTAGTTGAAATAAATATACAATCTTTTATTGTTTTTTTTATTTCATTTTTCTTTTCCTCTGACAATAAATCTTCTTTGTTTATTGTTACTATATAAGGAATATTATTCTTTTTTAAAAATGAAATATTTTCCTTATAATCTCTTTCAGAAAAATTATTTCCATCTATAACATAAATAGCAAAATCTGATTTTTTTATTTCTTTTATTGCTTTTTCTATTCTTAATTTTCCAAGCTCAGTTTCATCATCTAAACCAGCTGTATCAATAAATAAAACTGGTCCAAAAGGAATAAGCTCCATAGCTTTTTTTACACTATCAGTTGTAGTTCCTTTTACATCAGACACTATAGAAATTTCCTGATCTGTTATACTATTCAAAAGAGATGATTTTCCAGCATTAGTAGAACCAATTATTGCTATATTTATCCTATTTGAATTTGGTGTATTTTGCATTTTTTCTCCTCTACCCTTCTATCACTTTTGTAAAAATATTATCAACTATTTTAAGTCCATCTACTCCAGCACTAACTATTCCACCAGCATAACCAGCTCCCTCTCCTATTGGATAAAGTCCTTTTATATTTAAACTTTCTCCTCTTTCATCTCTAGTTATTCTTACTGGAGCTGAAGTTCTAGTTTCTGGAGCTATAAGGTTAGCTCTTTCTGTTACAAATAACGGATAATTTTTTTGCCAATATCTAAGAGCCATTTTCATATTTCTAGTTATTACTTCTGGGAAAAATTTATTCAAATCATATGGTGTTTTTTTCATCTGATAACTTGACTCTATCTCTTTTTCTGTCACTTTTCCCTCTAAAAAATCTGGAACACTTTGGTAGATAGCTCCATATTCTTTCACTATCTCATAAGTTTTTTGTTCTAACTTTTCTTGAAACTCCATTCCTGAGAAAAGATGTTCTCCAAACTCATTTTCTTTAATTCCAACTACCAAAGCTGAGTTTGAAAATTTTCCATCTCTCCCTGAATAGCTCATTCCATTAACTAAAGAGCCTCCCTCTTGGGAACTTGCATTAACAATTACTCCTCCAGGACACATACAGAAAGAAAATACCCCTCTTTCTTCTTCATAATTATTGTATGTAAAATTATAAGTAGCTGCTCCTAAATTTTTATGACCAGCAAACTTTCCATATTGCATTTCATCAATATCTTTTCTTGGATGTTCTATTCTAGCTCCCACCGCAAAAGGTTTATTTTCCATAAACACACCTTTTTTATGTAACATTCTATAAGTATCTCTTGCAGAATGTCCAACTGCTAAAATAATACCATCTAGTTTTAACTCTTCCATTTGATTTTTATTATTTTTTATTAAAGCTCCTACAACTTTTCCATCTTCTACAAAGATCTCTTCCAGCCTA comes from the Fusobacterium perfoetens genome and includes:
- the pyrH gene encoding UMP kinase, yielding MMKPVYKRILLKLSGEALMGDQEFGIDPNVITSYARQIRDVVNLGVEVAVVIGGGNIFRGLSGEEIGIDRVTGDHMGMLATMINSLALQNAIEKLGIPTRVQSGIEMPKVAEPFIKRRAQRHLEKGRVVIFGAGTGNPYFTTDTAAVLRAVEINADVVIKATKVDGIYDKDPVKYSDAVKYETVTYTEVLNKNLKVMDAAAISLCRDNKLPLIVFNSLVEGNIEKVVMGEKIGTVVV
- a CDS encoding DMT family transporter, whose product is MDTKTKSLLQVHLAVFLLGFSGLFGKLTTVSIFTLILGRSVFSFLSLGGMLNFQRESINIENRKDLYWLLSLGTILTFHWITFFYSIKLSTVAIGLLTFSTFPIFVTFLEPIFFKEKLHIKDIIIAIIAFSGIFFVVPKFDFTDNMTMGAIWGVISGISYALFSLGNRNMVKKYSGSVVSLYEQLTVVMILTPYYLLFNKETAPLKEILLIALLGIVFTALAHTLAISALKHIKAKTSSIIFCLEPLYAIIAASFILNEIPSQRTIIGGVIILGTVLYSTLTSKK
- a CDS encoding flavodoxin family protein → MEIKKVFGFYFSPTHSTKKITEKVVEGTGKEFENIDMTFSWKELKEYSFDKNDLVIFGSPVYSGKTPKFLRESMKKFRGNETPMIIIGVYGNRAYEDYFVEAQDIFEENGFKVIGAGAFLGAHSYTTKVAEGRPTVEDLEKAFSFGKDIISKLEKIDALESIVLPGNRPYKDDGVSRNVAPEPTEDCKNCGACVNVCPTGAIKTPNEVDPTKCILCHACVRFCKFGARKVKGDAIKPFIDFLEGKCMDRKEIEVFL
- the rpsB gene encoding 30S ribosomal protein S2, with product MAVVTMKQLLESGVHFGHQAKRWNPKMAKYIFTERNGIHVIDLHKSLKKIEEAYEVVREISANGGNFLFVGTKKQAQEAMKEQAERSGMFYVNNRWLGGMLTNFQTIKGRIARLKELTRMDQDGTLDTAYTKKEAANLRKELEKLNKNLAGIQDMPGVPAALFVVDVKKEALAVAEAANLGIPVIAMIDTNVDPDNITYPIPANDDAIRSVKLMSTLVANAIIEGRQGSEEKVEEVATETTEAEEVVENGSAE
- the hydF gene encoding [FeFe] hydrogenase H-cluster maturation GTPase HydF, with translation MQNTPNSNRINIAIIGSTNAGKSSLLNSITDQEISIVSDVKGTTTDSVKKAMELIPFGPVLFIDTAGLDDETELGKLRIEKAIKEIKKSDFAIYVIDGNNFSERDYKENISFLKKNNIPYIVTINKEDLLSEEKKNEIKKTIKDCIFISTKNRESVLKFKDELIKKLNILEEEPSLLKGIVSYGGKIVLVVPIDSEAPKGRLILPQVQVIRDALDNGLQVIVCRDTELEKILEENKNIDLVITDSQAFRIVDEIVKDRFPLTSFSILFARQKGDLDKLLDGISQIKNLKENSKILITETCTHNTSHEDIGRVKIPKLLEKKLGKKFDFTFSAGKDFPEDLEKFDLVIHCGGCMITRKNMENRINYCNNSGVKITNYGLVLAYLTGILEKAIKSIV
- a CDS encoding NAD(P)/FAD-dependent oxidoreductase → MKINVNNIIISIIKNQDKEIEKEVIKRGISKDNIERISWLKRSIDSRKKSDIKFVYNVEAILKNPVDVKKLKNISIPKEEKYKKRISVDNTQKILVVGAGPAGLFASLRLVEYGYKPIIIERGEDIDSRDKTVDTFIKKGILTKDSNIQFGEGGAGTYSDGKLNTRIRSEYIDKVFREFVDCGAQEEIMWDYKPHIGTDVLKGVIKNLRNKIISMGGKFYFNNRLEEIFVEDGKVVGALIKNNKNQMEELKLDGIILAVGHSARDTYRMLHKKGVFMENKPFAVGARIEHPRKDIDEMQYGKFAGHKNLGAATYNFTYNNYEEERGVFSFCMCPGGVIVNASSQEGGSLVNGMSYSGRDGKFSNSALVVGIKENEFGEHLFSGMEFQEKLEQKTYEIVKEYGAIYQSVPDFLEGKVTEKEIESSYQMKKTPYDLNKFFPEVITRNMKMALRYWQKNYPLFVTERANLIAPETRTSAPVRITRDERGESLNIKGLYPIGEGAGYAGGIVSAGVDGLKIVDNIFTKVIEG
- the tsf gene encoding translation elongation factor Ts: MMEITAKAVKELREMTGAGMMDCKKALKETDGDMDKAIDYLREKGMAKAVKKAGRIAAEGLIFDGVSADHKKAVVIEFNAETDFVAKNDEFKNFGKTLVEIALNTDAKTVEELKAQKLEDGRTVEEALVALIAKIGENMNIRRMEKVVAEGFATTYNHLGGKLGVIVELDAEMTPERLERAKGIAMHVAAMNPGFLNSTQVTTETLEHEKEIARKQLEAEGKPAKIIENILVGKMKKFYEENCLVNQVYVRAENKETVEQFAGDMKVVSFTRYKVGEGIEKKVEDFAAEVAAQIKG